A genomic segment from Alteribacillus bidgolensis encodes:
- a CDS encoding (2Fe-2S)-binding protein, which produces MKEDEMIICRCEEVSYEELETTAAEYKCSARELKLRTRAGMGYCGGRSCRTMVDKIAATTANDQNRTSVSLKYQPPIRPISFENLGG; this is translated from the coding sequence GTGAAAGAAGATGAAATGATCATATGCAGGTGTGAAGAAGTAAGTTACGAGGAATTGGAGACTACAGCTGCCGAGTATAAATGTTCGGCTAGGGAATTAAAGCTTCGTACTAGAGCAGGTATGGGGTATTGTGGTGGAAGATCATGTCGGACTATGGTGGATAAAATAGCTGCTACAACAGCAAATGATCAAAATCGAACCTCTGTATCATTGAAATATCAGCCACCTATACGCCCGATTAGCTTTGAAAATTTAGGAGGGTAA
- a CDS encoding dihydrofolate reductase family protein, whose translation MSNNVRPRRIILDLAVTLDGFIEGKNGEVDWCIMDSEMGFINFLNQIDTILYGRKSYDLWGQFTPEIEDTDTEKEIWELVHSKEKYVFSRTQKGTDNKAIFINDNILEEVNKLKNKPGKDIWLYGGASLITTFINLELVDEFRLSVHPVILGEGKPLFIDIKQRLNLKMVNTRTFSSGVVQLIYHLNGN comes from the coding sequence ATGTCTAATAACGTAAGACCAAGAAGAATAATTTTAGATTTAGCAGTTACTTTAGATGGTTTTATTGAAGGGAAAAATGGGGAAGTTGATTGGTGCATTATGGACTCTGAGATGGGGTTTATTAATTTCTTAAATCAAATTGATACTATTTTATATGGAAGAAAAAGCTACGATTTATGGGGACAATTTACTCCAGAAATTGAAGATACTGATACTGAAAAAGAAATTTGGGAATTAGTTCATAGTAAAGAAAAATATGTGTTTTCCAGAACGCAAAAAGGGACTGATAATAAAGCAATATTCATAAATGATAATATTCTTGAAGAAGTAAATAAATTAAAGAATAAGCCTGGTAAAGACATCTGGTTATATGGTGGAGCAAGTCTTATTACAACTTTTATCAATTTAGAGCTTGTTGATGAATTTAGATTATCTGTTCACCCTGTTATTTTGGGAGAAGGAAAACCGTTGTTTATTGATATAAAACAGAGGTTGAATTTAAAAATGGTTAATACAAGAACGTTCTCCTCTGGCGTTGTGCAACTAATCTATCATTTAAATGGGAATTAA
- a CDS encoding helix-turn-helix domain-containing protein: MDPELGNLIKRLRKEKKMTLKEVSEKTNLSISFLSQVERSLCSITLLSLRKLSEALGVSPSYFFPDTIQIDKDMIRRATEKQTEHKSSFTYSDLSGNVSNPLFTPILVTLLPGDKRGTPFSHEGQEFIYVINGIMTIILDDTEYDLYPGDSIHMDSTRPHNWFNKTDKPTNFLFISAATSRD, encoded by the coding sequence ATGGATCCAGAATTAGGGAATCTAATAAAAAGACTCCGTAAGGAGAAAAAAATGACATTGAAGGAAGTCTCCGAAAAAACGAATTTATCTATAAGCTTCTTATCCCAAGTAGAACGTTCTCTTTGTTCCATTACGTTACTCTCCTTACGAAAATTATCTGAAGCTCTTGGTGTCAGCCCCAGTTATTTCTTTCCTGACACTATACAAATTGACAAAGATATGATCAGAAGAGCAACTGAAAAACAAACGGAACATAAGTCATCCTTTACTTATTCAGATCTATCTGGTAATGTATCAAATCCCTTGTTTACGCCAATTCTAGTTACCTTATTACCTGGAGATAAACGAGGCACACCTTTTTCTCATGAAGGGCAGGAATTTATTTATGTTATCAATGGAATCATGACTATCATTCTTGATGACACTGAATACGATCTGTACCCTGGGGACAGCATTCATATGGATTCAACCAGACCTCACAACTGGTTTAACAAAACAGACAAACCTACTAATTTTTTATTTATTAGTGCTGCTACCTCTCGTGATTAA
- a CDS encoding NAD(P)/FAD-dependent oxidoreductase produces the protein MDNAIIIGAGPAGLTAAVTCAEKGLEVVVIDEYMRAGGRLLGQLYEEPNGNWWNGIKESNKLYKKAVDLGVNFHLNTAVNNIENSNGIWTIYTERDTFHTPSLLLATGAAEAPIPVPGWTLPGVMSVGAAQVMTNVHRVKPGERGVIIGVNVLSAAIAMELQLAGVEVASLTLPKTNQMTQDSGKPKEVLDSLLHVSHMAPSPFIRYGSKLMKNDFMKKFGVKFYPKKGVKMWDIPIQLRKAVTEIYGENEVEGVTLATINADGEVVSGSEEHIPVDFVCIAGGLYPLAELAAVAGCPFYLVEELGGYVPLHNERMETPLVGLYVAGNITGIEGAKVAAAQGRTAGLSMAHYAGMDELDGEIKNSIEWTEQTRDSAHIQFHPKIEAGRKKILKQWDAYQSNKERSVVTNRQGGIT, from the coding sequence ATGGATAACGCAATCATTATAGGAGCTGGACCTGCAGGTTTAACAGCGGCTGTTACTTGTGCAGAAAAGGGGTTAGAGGTTGTTGTCATTGATGAGTATATGAGAGCTGGTGGCCGATTACTAGGACAGCTTTATGAAGAACCGAATGGGAACTGGTGGAATGGAATTAAAGAATCAAATAAATTGTATAAAAAAGCAGTTGATCTTGGTGTGAATTTTCATTTAAACACAGCTGTAAATAACATCGAAAATTCAAATGGAATATGGACTATTTATACAGAAAGGGACACATTTCATACGCCTAGTCTGTTATTAGCAACGGGTGCAGCAGAAGCTCCTATACCTGTACCTGGTTGGACGTTACCTGGGGTGATGTCGGTTGGAGCTGCACAGGTAATGACAAATGTTCACCGCGTTAAACCCGGAGAGCGTGGGGTTATTATCGGTGTGAATGTTCTTTCGGCTGCTATTGCGATGGAGTTACAACTAGCTGGCGTAGAGGTAGCTTCTCTTACTTTACCAAAAACGAACCAAATGACACAGGATTCAGGTAAACCAAAAGAAGTTCTAGATTCTCTTCTTCATGTATCCCATATGGCCCCATCTCCATTCATTCGATATGGGAGTAAGTTAATGAAGAATGACTTTATGAAAAAATTTGGGGTTAAGTTCTATCCTAAAAAAGGAGTGAAAATGTGGGATATTCCAATTCAACTTCGAAAAGCTGTCACCGAAATTTATGGTGAAAATGAAGTAGAAGGAGTAACATTGGCAACGATTAATGCTGATGGAGAAGTGGTTTCTGGTAGTGAGGAACATATTCCAGTAGATTTCGTTTGTATTGCCGGAGGTTTATACCCATTAGCTGAACTAGCAGCAGTTGCAGGTTGTCCATTTTATTTAGTGGAGGAATTAGGAGGTTATGTTCCTTTACATAATGAACGGATGGAAACCCCTCTGGTAGGACTGTATGTTGCAGGGAATATCACTGGGATTGAAGGAGCAAAGGTTGCTGCTGCGCAGGGGAGAACGGCAGGTTTATCAATGGCGCACTATGCTGGAATGGATGAATTAGATGGTGAAATTAAAAATTCTATTGAATGGACTGAACAGACCAGGGATAGTGCACATATACAATTTCATCCGAAAATAGAAGCAGGAAGAAAGAAAATTTTGAAGCAATGGGACGCTTATCAATCGAATAAAGAAAGATCAGTTGTTACTAATAGGCAAGGAGGAATAACATGA
- a CDS encoding (2Fe-2S)-binding protein, whose amino-acid sequence MTRRILDHPILGKIEDDNYVSFTFNHRVYKGLENESLAAALLANGIRTLRHHEKSGASRGIYCNIGHCYECRVSVDGQQGIRACLTPVKDGMIVESGGQLQTPRIEDGGLENG is encoded by the coding sequence ATGACGCGAAGAATCTTAGACCACCCTATACTCGGTAAGATCGAGGATGATAATTATGTCTCCTTCACGTTTAATCATAGGGTCTATAAAGGATTGGAAAATGAATCTTTGGCTGCCGCACTTTTAGCCAATGGAATTCGCACCCTGCGACACCACGAAAAAAGCGGGGCATCAAGAGGTATTTATTGTAATATTGGCCATTGCTATGAGTGTAGAGTTTCAGTAGATGGTCAGCAGGGAATCCGGGCATGTCTTACACCTGTAAAAGATGGAATGATTGTAGAAAGTGGTGGCCAACTACAAACTCCCCGTATAGAAGATGGAGGACTGGAAAATGGATAA
- a CDS encoding GrpB family protein — protein sequence MSFHVHIGTKEQEFLWDRIYFRDYLKVNPSVASEYERLKLKLAETYKNTTGRLILKVRRLY from the coding sequence ATATCCTTCCATGTTCATATAGGGACAAAGGAACAAGAATTTTTATGGGATAGAATATATTTTAGGGATTATCTTAAAGTAAACCCTTCTGTCGCAAGTGAATATGAAAGGTTGAAGTTAAAATTAGCTGAAACCTATAAAAACACGACAGGGAGGCTTATACTGAAGGTAAGACGACTTTATTAG
- the brnQ gene encoding branched-chain amino acid transport system II carrier protein codes for MKSTLSTGRLIVIGLMLLAMFLGAGNTIFAPMVGQLAGTNTWIAMSGFLITGVGLVLLAVIALAISGGTVENLAARVHPKFGMLFSIALFLTLGPIYVIPRTTSVVYEISVYPIITEMGQTSKLFLFLFSFLFILLTVLLSLNPSKFVDRLGKVITPVFATLLIILVVKSFITPMGSFGEPKDPYIQETFFRGFVQGYYTMDVLAAFIFGGIFIKSIKVLGIEGKKATSIVFIKAGVITVISLALLQLSLAWIGASSVDAIGYAGNGGEVLADSAIHLFGYVGIFLIGSVIFLTGITTNIACLSSVGEYFNRIYPNISYEKWVTLLAVLSLIITNFGLNTILELASPILLLLYPIAITLIILSFTNNLFKGYQSVYVGSIMGSGFVALLDALKEANVFADFISKTFSFIPLFSSGAGWIITGLIGAVIGTIVAVMKKPEERKFDIGGEEVS; via the coding sequence ATGAAAAGTACTTTATCGACAGGACGACTAATAGTAATTGGTCTTATGCTATTAGCGATGTTTCTTGGGGCAGGTAACACAATATTTGCACCCATGGTAGGTCAACTTGCAGGAACGAACACGTGGATTGCGATGTCAGGGTTTTTGATTACAGGTGTCGGTCTTGTCTTATTAGCGGTTATAGCTTTAGCTATATCGGGGGGCACAGTAGAGAATCTTGCCGCAAGAGTACATCCAAAGTTCGGTATGTTATTTTCCATTGCCCTATTTTTAACTTTAGGACCAATATACGTTATCCCAAGAACTACATCAGTGGTATATGAAATATCAGTGTATCCTATTATCACAGAGATGGGTCAGACAAGTAAATTATTCTTATTTCTCTTTTCTTTTCTCTTTATTTTACTAACTGTCTTGCTTTCTCTTAATCCAAGCAAGTTTGTAGATAGGTTAGGTAAAGTGATCACACCTGTATTTGCTACGCTTTTAATCATATTAGTAGTTAAGTCATTCATTACTCCGATGGGGAGTTTTGGAGAACCCAAAGACCCATACATACAAGAAACGTTTTTCAGAGGATTTGTTCAAGGGTATTATACAATGGATGTTCTTGCCGCGTTTATATTCGGAGGTATTTTTATTAAGTCTATCAAAGTTTTGGGCATTGAAGGGAAAAAAGCAACATCCATTGTTTTTATTAAAGCTGGCGTTATAACTGTAATTAGTTTGGCTCTTTTGCAGTTATCTTTAGCTTGGATAGGAGCCTCAAGTGTAGATGCCATTGGATATGCAGGCAATGGTGGAGAAGTGTTAGCAGACAGTGCCATCCATCTATTTGGATACGTCGGTATATTCTTGATCGGTTCGGTTATATTTTTAACCGGAATAACGACAAATATAGCGTGCTTATCATCAGTAGGAGAATATTTTAATAGAATCTATCCAAATATCTCTTATGAAAAATGGGTAACACTATTAGCTGTTCTTAGTTTAATAATTACCAATTTTGGTTTGAATACCATACTTGAGTTAGCGTCACCAATTTTACTTCTTTTATATCCAATAGCGATTACATTAATTATTCTTTCCTTTACCAATAATCTATTTAAAGGTTATCAATCCGTATATGTAGGCTCGATTATGGGTAGTGGATTTGTTGCATTGTTAGATGCTTTAAAAGAAGCGAATGTTTTTGCAGATTTTATTAGTAAAACCTTTTCTTTTATTCCATTGTTCAGTAGTGGGGCAGGATGGATCATTACGGGACTGATTGGAGCTGTGATCGGTACTATTGTAGCTGTTATGAAAAAGCCAGAAGAAAGAAAGTTCGATATAGGAGGGGAAGAGGTTTCCTAA
- a CDS encoding IS110 family transposase: MDPVIGLDVAKGKSQVQAFLQKKKPYKKSFVFDHNVLGLHDFYRFYQEVQEVSRLPPAVVFESTGHYHEPVLQSLEDHQIVYYLVNPVLSYEAKKTSLRKVKTDAIDAFHLGDFTTEMRTSNPSKRKAFAL; the protein is encoded by the coding sequence ATGGATCCAGTCATTGGCCTGGATGTCGCAAAAGGAAAAAGCCAAGTACAAGCCTTTTTACAGAAGAAAAAACCTTACAAGAAAAGTTTTGTTTTTGATCATAACGTGTTAGGCTTGCATGACTTTTATCGGTTCTATCAAGAGGTGCAAGAAGTTTCAAGACTTCCTCCGGCAGTCGTTTTTGAATCTACGGGACATTATCATGAACCTGTTTTACAGTCCTTAGAGGACCACCAAATTGTTTACTATTTAGTTAATCCCGTTCTTTCCTATGAAGCGAAAAAGACGAGTTTAAGGAAAGTAAAAACAGATGCGATCGATGCCTTTCATTTAGGGGACTTTACTACAGAAATGAGGACCTCGAACCCTTCCAAAAGAAAAGCGTTCGCACTATGA